The following proteins are co-located in the Echinicola sp. 20G genome:
- a CDS encoding FecR family protein, whose amino-acid sequence MNVELLNKFFQGDCSPEEVHTILVWINSDEGKRELEKKLREFQPGQESAEEINSELLLEKIKTRIESENSKTLGIGVPTEPILQETKKINKKWYKGLYRIAGVLSVLFALAFLWFKQINDNDNQEMDTNKKVEMITKSTPLGQKLKITLADGSHVHLNSGSKIVFPRHFKGNKREVQLEGEAFFDVARDEKKPFLVHTKSTTTQVLGTSFVIQDFEERKSTKVGVLTGKVKVTGKSASGDEIEDKSYFLLPMEAVSYYAEDGSMKKCKVSYDDMFAWKDNVISFNSSNFEEVTSVLRRWFGVQFELRKGFSSRKDFTGKFDNQSLDQILEGLSVTFGFKYKIKEDIVIIY is encoded by the coding sequence ATGAATGTTGAATTGTTAAATAAATTTTTTCAAGGGGACTGTTCTCCTGAGGAAGTACATACAATTTTGGTCTGGATAAATTCTGATGAAGGAAAGAGGGAGTTGGAGAAGAAGTTAAGAGAATTTCAGCCAGGGCAGGAGAGTGCTGAAGAAATTAACAGTGAGCTCTTGCTTGAAAAGATAAAAACTCGAATTGAGTCTGAAAATTCTAAGACACTGGGGATTGGAGTACCTACAGAACCAATTTTGCAAGAAACAAAAAAAATAAATAAAAAGTGGTACAAAGGACTTTATAGAATTGCAGGTGTACTGAGTGTCCTATTTGCTTTGGCTTTTTTATGGTTTAAGCAAATTAATGATAATGATAATCAGGAGATGGACACAAATAAGAAGGTAGAGATGATTACTAAATCTACCCCACTTGGCCAAAAACTTAAAATAACCCTAGCTGATGGCAGCCATGTTCATTTGAATAGTGGAAGCAAGATTGTCTTTCCAAGACATTTTAAAGGAAATAAGAGAGAAGTTCAACTTGAAGGAGAGGCTTTCTTTGATGTTGCCAGAGATGAAAAGAAGCCATTTTTGGTGCATACTAAGAGTACGACAACCCAAGTGTTGGGGACATCATTTGTAATTCAGGATTTTGAGGAAAGAAAAAGTACAAAAGTTGGGGTCTTAACAGGAAAGGTCAAAGTCACTGGAAAAAGTGCAAGTGGAGATGAAATAGAGGATAAAAGTTATTTCCTTTTGCCGATGGAAGCTGTGAGCTATTATGCAGAGGATGGATCGATGAAAAAGTGTAAGGTATCATATGATGATATGTTTGCTTGGAAAGATAATGTGATCAGTTTTAATTCCTCAAATTTTGAGGAAGTTACCAGTGTGTTGAGAAGATGGTTTGGCGTTCAGTTTGAGTTACGAAAAGGTTTCTCAAGTAGAAAAGATTTCACCGGGAAATTCGATAATCAGTCCTTGGATCAAATATTAGAAGGGTTGAGTGTGACTTTTGGATTTAAATATAAAATCAAAGAAGATATAGTTATTATTTATTAA
- a CDS encoding RNA polymerase sigma-70 factor, producing MNPNLREIAYGIKNDCQTSFDQLYHLFHKKIYFFCVHYGLKTEDAEEITQEVFVKIWISRKSINPEKCIKAYLYTIAKNVMIDEFKKQIRIKATKDYQMQLIVPINNTDNTLAYNELMGLVEKTLMRLPERRRTVFEMSRLKGLSHKEIANELSISTKTVENHLTLALQSFREVFQDSKIISLIFILISFFKY from the coding sequence ATGAATCCGAATTTGCGAGAAATAGCATACGGTATAAAAAATGATTGTCAAACTTCATTTGATCAGTTGTACCATCTTTTTCATAAAAAAATCTACTTCTTCTGCGTTCATTATGGTTTAAAAACTGAAGATGCTGAAGAGATCACCCAAGAGGTATTTGTGAAAATCTGGATTTCTAGAAAATCCATCAATCCGGAAAAATGTATCAAAGCCTACCTTTACACGATCGCTAAAAACGTCATGATTGATGAATTCAAAAAACAGATCAGAATAAAGGCAACCAAAGATTATCAGATGCAACTAATTGTCCCCATCAACAATACAGACAACACTTTGGCATACAATGAATTGATGGGACTGGTTGAAAAAACATTGATGCGGTTACCTGAGCGACGAAGGACTGTCTTTGAGATGTCAAGATTAAAAGGGCTGAGTCATAAAGAAATTGCAAATGAATTAAGTATTTCCACAAAAACCGTTGAAAACCATTTGACACTTGCTTTGCAAAGCTTTAGGGAAGTATTTCAGGACTCAAAAATCATTTCTCTGATATTTATCTTGATATCATTTTTTAAATATTGA
- the msrA gene encoding peptide-methionine (S)-S-oxide reductase MsrA, with protein sequence MKNLILTALLIFGTSFLAKSASYMPQAKMDTATFAAGCFWCTEAQFLQLEGVSKVVSGYTGGTVKNPTYKQVCTGNTGHAEAVSIIYDPSVISYDELLEAFFVSHDPTQLNRQGNDIGTQYRSAIFYHSPAQKEKAEYYIKKLNEENIYPKKIVTQVAPMKVFYVAEDYHQNYYNLNKEQGYCQFVITPKLEKFKKVFKDKLKESK encoded by the coding sequence ATGAAAAACCTGATTTTAACAGCACTATTGATATTTGGAACTAGCTTCCTAGCAAAATCAGCATCATATATGCCACAAGCCAAGATGGATACCGCAACTTTTGCTGCAGGATGCTTTTGGTGTACAGAAGCCCAATTCCTTCAGCTGGAAGGTGTCTCTAAGGTAGTTTCTGGCTACACCGGAGGTACAGTCAAAAACCCAACCTACAAGCAAGTATGCACTGGCAATACAGGGCATGCAGAAGCCGTTTCCATTATCTATGATCCTTCTGTGATCAGTTATGATGAACTATTAGAGGCTTTCTTTGTATCACACGACCCTACCCAACTAAACAGACAAGGTAATGACATTGGCACACAATACCGTAGTGCTATTTTCTATCATTCTCCTGCTCAAAAAGAAAAAGCAGAATATTATATCAAGAAACTGAACGAAGAAAACATTTATCCCAAAAAAATTGTTACCCAAGTAGCGCCAATGAAAGTCTTCTATGTAGCTGAAGATTATCACCAAAATTATTATAACCTCAACAAGGAACAAGGCTATTGCCAGTTTGTGATCACCCCCAAACTGGAGAAATTCAAAAAGGTATTCAAGGATAAGCTTAAGGAAAGCAAATAA
- the msrB gene encoding peptide-methionine (R)-S-oxide reductase MsrB, with protein sequence MKRLFILGVLLTALYSCGMGQVTKEGVENPYYSRTDTTHINVSNTEWKKILPPFLYAVAREAATERAFTGQYWDSDTKGTYYCAVCGNKLFVSEAKFQSDCGWPSFFEAVRKNSVVYKKDNSHGMQRIEVLCGRCDSHLGHIFDDGPPPTHKRFCMNSISLDFEPIGTIGLN encoded by the coding sequence ATGAAAAGATTGTTCATTTTAGGTGTTTTACTAACCGCCCTTTATAGCTGCGGAATGGGGCAGGTAACGAAAGAAGGAGTGGAAAACCCTTACTACTCAAGAACTGACACCACTCATATAAATGTTTCCAATACCGAATGGAAAAAAATACTTCCTCCCTTTTTGTATGCAGTCGCCCGTGAAGCAGCAACAGAGAGGGCTTTTACGGGACAGTATTGGGACAGTGATACTAAAGGAACCTATTATTGCGCGGTCTGTGGCAACAAGCTTTTTGTCTCCGAAGCTAAATTTCAAAGTGACTGCGGATGGCCTAGTTTCTTCGAGGCAGTCAGGAAAAACAGTGTTGTTTATAAAAAAGACAATTCACACGGTATGCAGAGAATTGAAGTACTGTGTGGCCGATGCGATTCTCACTTAGGACATATCTTTGACGATGGTCCGCCCCCTACTCATAAAAGATTTTGTATGAATTCCATATCCTTGGACTTTGAACCTATCGGAACAATTGGATTAAACTGA
- a CDS encoding FN3 associated domain-containing protein — MNIRNNLQSWLENALIVFTGLLIIFLIGGDRLVVPPILQVLGRSHPLILHFPIVLMLVALVFVLVPNILPSPHQQRMARWSLLLATFFAGIAVLSGWMLSQEEGYEGDNLNLHKWMGVSVYFIALLVYFTLDKWPKMQKSLSLALVVVLIGAGHWGANLTHGTDFLMAPLQADREGKVSLEEAEVFTHLVKPILDNKCISCHQASKIKGGLRLDEVEFIVKGGKNGALFDSAHWEKSLLVHRIELPKEEKKHMPPKGKAQLSPEELEILKLWVQGGADFEGTLADQGQESPLYQLASLQMEKDAPYDFPAAKEEDVESLNNFYRLVEPIFPGSPALSVSYFGAGAFDAKSLSDLNKIKDQVVSLNLNKMPLDGVDLKAIGALKNLEDLKLNSTGVKANQLGFLPDLPHLKLLSLAGNELDKSVFDLLVKVKLLESLSLWDTGLTGKDSEGFTKIMPHVILEWGFQDEGIVYQLNAPQVKFENKIFKNSEEVVLKHPIGSVQIRYTLDGSEPDSLNSLVYEGPIHLEETVQLKARAFAKGWSKSETATESFYQAGLIKPDHVDLKTSPSGNYQGKGKETLVDQKKGDSNYASGDWLGFRDEPLDLFVDLGEQTASKLAVSLMYHEEAHIFPPVKVILEGRSNGSQPWKTIVSKDLDVPEKSQKSRMEQMIFDIPSKTYHSLRLRLFPNTKLPAWHRGAGDKGWVFVDEVVVN; from the coding sequence ATGAATATCAGAAATAACCTCCAAAGTTGGCTGGAAAATGCCCTTATTGTATTTACTGGCCTACTTATAATTTTCCTGATCGGAGGAGACCGTCTAGTGGTGCCGCCGATTCTTCAAGTCTTGGGACGAAGTCATCCTTTGATTTTGCACTTCCCAATTGTGCTGATGCTGGTGGCTTTAGTATTTGTGTTGGTTCCCAATATCCTGCCCTCACCACATCAACAGAGAATGGCCAGGTGGTCATTGCTCTTAGCCACTTTTTTTGCTGGAATAGCGGTATTGAGCGGTTGGATGTTAAGTCAAGAGGAAGGGTATGAGGGGGATAATCTCAACCTTCACAAATGGATGGGGGTAAGTGTTTATTTCATTGCACTGCTGGTTTATTTTACCTTGGATAAATGGCCAAAAATGCAAAAATCCCTGAGCTTGGCTTTAGTGGTAGTCTTGATTGGTGCGGGACATTGGGGAGCTAATTTGACCCATGGAACGGACTTTTTAATGGCACCTTTGCAAGCAGATCGTGAAGGTAAGGTTTCTTTAGAGGAGGCAGAGGTGTTTACCCATTTGGTGAAGCCTATATTGGATAATAAGTGTATCAGTTGTCATCAGGCCAGTAAAATCAAAGGAGGCTTGCGGTTGGATGAAGTGGAGTTTATTGTCAAAGGTGGAAAAAATGGAGCATTGTTCGATTCTGCCCATTGGGAGAAATCTCTTTTGGTACATCGTATAGAGCTTCCAAAGGAAGAGAAAAAGCATATGCCCCCGAAGGGTAAGGCCCAGTTGAGTCCAGAGGAACTAGAAATATTAAAACTTTGGGTTCAGGGCGGAGCAGATTTTGAAGGCACTTTGGCCGATCAAGGTCAAGAAAGTCCTCTCTATCAGTTGGCAAGCTTACAAATGGAAAAAGATGCTCCTTATGATTTTCCAGCAGCCAAAGAAGAAGATGTAGAAAGCTTGAATAATTTTTATCGTTTGGTTGAACCAATATTTCCAGGTTCACCAGCACTTTCTGTTTCTTATTTTGGAGCAGGAGCATTTGATGCAAAATCCCTTTCTGACTTAAATAAGATTAAGGATCAAGTGGTGAGTTTGAATTTAAATAAAATGCCTCTTGATGGGGTTGATCTGAAAGCAATTGGTGCCTTAAAGAATCTTGAAGACCTAAAACTCAATTCGACTGGTGTGAAGGCCAATCAACTAGGTTTTCTTCCAGATCTGCCCCATTTAAAGCTGCTTTCCTTGGCTGGAAATGAACTTGACAAATCGGTATTTGACCTTTTGGTAAAGGTGAAACTTCTAGAGTCCTTAAGTCTGTGGGATACAGGCTTGACAGGGAAAGACAGTGAAGGTTTTACGAAAATAATGCCTCATGTGATATTGGAATGGGGGTTTCAGGATGAAGGGATTGTTTATCAACTTAATGCCCCGCAAGTAAAATTTGAAAATAAGATTTTCAAAAATTCAGAGGAAGTGGTTCTAAAACATCCTATTGGTTCGGTGCAGATTAGGTATACGTTGGATGGCAGTGAGCCAGATAGTCTGAACAGCTTGGTTTATGAAGGGCCCATTCATTTGGAAGAGACAGTTCAGCTTAAAGCAAGAGCATTCGCAAAAGGCTGGTCTAAAAGTGAAACTGCAACAGAAAGTTTTTATCAAGCAGGATTGATTAAGCCTGATCATGTCGATTTGAAAACAAGTCCTTCAGGAAATTATCAAGGGAAGGGCAAAGAAACCTTGGTGGATCAAAAGAAAGGAGATTCCAATTATGCCTCCGGTGATTGGTTGGGATTTAGAGATGAGCCACTCGATTTGTTCGTTGATTTAGGAGAGCAGACCGCTTCCAAATTAGCTGTGAGCTTAATGTATCATGAGGAAGCTCATATATTTCCTCCTGTCAAGGTAATTCTGGAAGGAAGATCAAATGGGAGTCAGCCATGGAAAACGATAGTTTCAAAAGACTTAGATGTCCCGGAAAAATCCCAGAAAAGTAGGATGGAACAGATGATTTTTGATATTCCCTCTAAAACCTATCACTCTTTACGCTTGAGGTTGTTTCCTAATACCAAGTTGCCTGCTTGGCATAGAGGGGCCGGAGATAAGGGTTGGGTCTTTGTAGATGAGGTGGTGGTGAACTAA
- a CDS encoding DUF1501 domain-containing protein: MEKEVLEHGLNQNRRKFLSKLSLGLGSMALGSLLVPDLFTGKSSAEEDIMAALPHFAPKAKRVIYLFQNGAPSQLESFDYKPLLNKRMGEDLPESIRMGQRLTGMTAGQSSFPLVGSYYGFNQYGEARAWISDLFPHTAKIVDDICIVKSMHTEAINHDPALTFFQTGAQVGNRPSMGSWLSYGLGSENNNLPAFCVLLSRGKGNGQGVYSKLWSNGFLDAVHQGVQFSSSEDPVLYLGDPEGMKRMDRRRMLDKIAAMNQMSYEEYGDPEIQAKIQQYEMAFRMQTAVPEVTDVSKEPDSIIKLYGPDCLIPGTYAANCLLARKLSENGVRFVQLYHQGWDQHGNLPNEMAGQAQDVDQASAALITDLKQRGLLDETLVIWGGEFGRTNYCQGKMSADNYGRDHHPRAFSVWMAGGGVKSGMVYGETDEFGYNIVKDPVHVHDFQATILHLMGIDHERLTFKHLGRRYRLTDVHGAVVKDILV; encoded by the coding sequence ATGGAGAAGGAAGTATTAGAGCACGGATTAAACCAGAACAGAAGAAAATTCCTTTCTAAACTAAGCTTAGGTTTGGGAAGTATGGCTTTGGGCTCTCTATTAGTGCCTGACTTGTTTACCGGCAAGTCCAGTGCTGAAGAGGATATTATGGCTGCATTGCCCCACTTTGCCCCAAAAGCAAAAAGGGTAATTTATCTCTTTCAAAATGGAGCCCCTAGCCAACTGGAGTCTTTTGACTACAAGCCTCTTTTGAATAAAAGAATGGGAGAAGACCTTCCGGAGAGTATCAGGATGGGACAAAGGCTAACGGGGATGACTGCTGGTCAGAGTTCTTTTCCGCTTGTTGGGTCCTATTATGGGTTTAACCAATATGGAGAAGCAAGGGCCTGGATCAGTGATTTGTTTCCCCATACTGCCAAGATTGTCGATGATATATGTATCGTGAAGTCCATGCATACGGAAGCGATTAACCATGATCCGGCTTTGACCTTTTTCCAGACTGGTGCCCAGGTGGGAAATAGGCCAAGTATGGGGTCATGGTTGAGCTATGGTTTAGGCAGTGAAAACAATAATTTACCAGCCTTCTGTGTGCTATTAAGTAGAGGCAAAGGAAACGGGCAGGGCGTGTACTCCAAGCTTTGGTCCAATGGCTTTTTGGATGCAGTGCATCAAGGTGTTCAGTTTTCAAGCTCTGAAGATCCAGTGCTTTATTTGGGAGACCCGGAGGGCATGAAGCGAATGGATAGAAGAAGGATGTTGGATAAGATTGCGGCCATGAACCAAATGTCTTATGAAGAATATGGTGATCCGGAAATTCAAGCAAAAATCCAACAATACGAGATGGCATTTCGAATGCAGACTGCTGTGCCAGAAGTAACGGATGTGTCCAAAGAGCCTGATAGCATTATTAAGCTATATGGCCCAGATTGTCTCATTCCAGGAACTTACGCCGCCAACTGTCTTTTGGCGCGAAAACTTTCTGAAAATGGGGTGCGATTTGTGCAATTATACCATCAAGGCTGGGACCAACACGGTAACTTGCCCAATGAGATGGCTGGACAGGCCCAAGATGTCGATCAGGCTTCTGCGGCTTTGATCACAGATTTGAAACAAAGAGGCTTACTGGATGAAACATTGGTGATATGGGGAGGAGAGTTTGGAAGGACAAATTACTGTCAAGGCAAGATGTCTGCAGATAATTATGGTAGGGATCATCACCCAAGAGCATTTTCTGTGTGGATGGCCGGAGGAGGAGTGAAGTCGGGAATGGTCTATGGAGAAACTGATGAGTTTGGCTATAATATTGTCAAAGATCCAGTTCATGTACATGACTTTCAAGCCACTATTTTACACCTCATGGGAATTGACCACGAGCGCTTGACCTTTAAGCACCTTGGAAGAAGGTACCGCTTGACAGATGTTCATGGCGCTGTAGTCAAAGATATCTTGGTGTAA
- a CDS encoding PSD1 and planctomycete cytochrome C domain-containing protein: MFPILRNVLIGMAGSLFFFSCGKSEEGQIALSASDQVSYNFHVRPILSDKCFACHGPDANKREAGLRLDTEEGAYAALKDAPSQHVIVPGDPELSVAYQKIISEDPSEQMPPPESNLKLEENEIAVIKKWISQGAKYESHWAFVPPQKSPVPETQPWGRNEIDYFTYTKMQEKKLSPNDEANSYALIKRLSLDISGLPPTMEMMEKYQNLDDEKYETLVDDLLNKDAFGEKLAVLWMDISRYADSYGYQDDEYRTQWPYRDWVIHAFNNNIPYDQFITWQLAGDMLPNATKEQILATAFNRNHKYTEEGGVIHEEYRVEYVLDKTNTFSKGILGVTMECAQCHDHKYDPFSQENYYELYAFFNNTPEKGFEGDVSRSKPAKTPILWIDQKDFQKEGILDYLNHQDTSKIMVSVMDELDTLRKTFVLDRGVYDAPSKEVKPGTPSSIMKFDDQYSKDRLGLAKWTTNKDNPLTARVFVNLIWQEIFGQGIVKSAGDFGMQGDLPTHPELLDWLAVDFMENGWDIKRLMKQIFISSTYRQSSEVNNKALRKDPENLYLSRAPRLRLTAESVQDLVLASSGLLNTEIGGPSIKPYQPEGLWEAATSGRGTLAKYVQDHGDDLYRRGLYHFIKLTVPPPKAIIFDASNRDRCEVTRGRTNTPLQALVMLNDPFVLEASRVLATKIEKENMTPEEGIQWVFQKVLCREMTGEEEGLMLEYYQEEKTRFESHSDQVKVSLDVGEMEMDESGISAESAAMMQVIVALYNLEETITKI; encoded by the coding sequence ATGTTCCCAATCTTAAGAAATGTGTTGATAGGTATGGCAGGAAGTTTATTCTTCTTTTCCTGCGGTAAATCAGAGGAGGGGCAAATTGCCTTATCGGCTTCCGATCAGGTCAGCTATAACTTCCACGTTCGCCCGATACTTTCTGATAAATGTTTTGCCTGTCATGGGCCAGATGCGAATAAGCGAGAAGCAGGATTAAGATTGGATACAGAAGAAGGTGCTTATGCGGCATTGAAGGATGCTCCCTCTCAGCATGTGATTGTACCTGGAGATCCTGAGCTGTCAGTGGCCTACCAAAAAATAATAAGTGAAGACCCGTCTGAACAAATGCCTCCTCCAGAGTCAAATCTTAAATTGGAGGAAAATGAGATTGCGGTTATCAAAAAATGGATCAGTCAAGGTGCCAAATATGAGTCTCACTGGGCATTTGTTCCGCCCCAAAAATCACCCGTTCCGGAAACTCAGCCTTGGGGCAGGAATGAAATTGATTATTTCACCTACACGAAGATGCAGGAAAAGAAATTGTCGCCAAACGATGAGGCCAATTCCTATGCGCTTATTAAAAGGTTGAGTTTGGATATTTCTGGCTTGCCTCCAACAATGGAGATGATGGAAAAGTACCAAAATCTTGATGATGAAAAGTATGAGACTTTGGTGGATGACTTGTTGAATAAGGACGCTTTTGGTGAAAAGCTGGCTGTATTATGGATGGATATTTCTAGGTATGCCGACAGCTACGGATATCAGGATGACGAATACCGTACCCAATGGCCTTACCGTGATTGGGTGATTCATGCTTTTAATAACAACATTCCCTATGACCAGTTTATCACGTGGCAGTTGGCCGGAGATATGCTACCCAATGCTACCAAAGAACAAATATTGGCAACTGCATTTAACCGAAATCATAAGTATACAGAAGAAGGGGGCGTTATTCATGAAGAATATAGAGTGGAGTATGTTTTGGATAAGACCAATACTTTTAGCAAAGGGATTTTAGGTGTTACAATGGAGTGTGCGCAATGTCACGACCACAAATACGATCCCTTTTCCCAAGAAAATTATTATGAGCTTTATGCCTTTTTCAACAATACTCCGGAGAAAGGGTTTGAAGGAGATGTCTCCCGAAGCAAACCTGCAAAGACACCAATTCTTTGGATAGATCAGAAAGATTTTCAAAAAGAGGGAATATTGGATTACCTCAATCATCAAGACACCAGTAAAATCATGGTTTCAGTGATGGATGAATTGGACACGCTTAGAAAAACCTTTGTTTTGGACAGAGGCGTTTACGATGCACCATCCAAAGAAGTTAAGCCTGGAACTCCTTCTTCGATCATGAAATTTGACGACCAGTATTCCAAAGACCGCCTTGGGCTGGCCAAGTGGACAACGAATAAGGATAATCCACTTACCGCCAGGGTTTTTGTCAATTTGATTTGGCAAGAGATCTTTGGGCAGGGCATTGTGAAGTCAGCGGGGGACTTTGGGATGCAAGGTGATTTGCCTACTCATCCAGAGTTATTAGATTGGTTGGCAGTGGATTTTATGGAAAATGGTTGGGATATCAAGCGTTTGATGAAGCAGATTTTCATTTCATCTACTTACAGACAAAGTTCTGAAGTGAATAACAAAGCATTGCGAAAAGATCCGGAAAACCTTTACTTATCCAGGGCGCCTAGGTTACGCCTTACTGCTGAAAGTGTTCAAGATCTGGTCTTGGCCTCTAGTGGACTGCTTAATACTGAGATTGGAGGGCCTAGCATCAAACCTTATCAACCTGAGGGGTTATGGGAAGCGGCAACTTCAGGTAGGGGGACACTGGCAAAGTATGTCCAAGATCACGGTGATGACCTTTACAGAAGAGGTTTGTATCACTTCATCAAACTTACAGTGCCTCCTCCCAAAGCCATTATTTTTGATGCCAGTAACAGGGATCGATGTGAGGTGACTAGAGGAAGGACGAATACCCCTTTGCAGGCATTGGTGATGTTGAACGACCCATTTGTACTTGAGGCTTCGAGGGTTTTGGCGACAAAAATCGAAAAGGAAAATATGACTCCAGAGGAAGGAATTCAGTGGGTTTTCCAGAAAGTTTTGTGTAGGGAAATGACTGGTGAGGAGGAAGGTTTGATGTTGGAGTATTATCAAGAGGAGAAGACAAGATTTGAAAGCCATTCCGATCAAGTGAAAGTGAGTTTGGATGTAGGGGAGATGGAAATGGATGAATCAGGTATTTCAGCGGAATCGGCTGCAATGATGCAGGTGATTGTCGCATTGTATAATTTGGAAGAAACGATTACAAAAATATAG
- a CDS encoding alpha-L-fucosidase, with amino-acid sequence MKYLNTSLFALLIALMLSPVLHAQQYEAKWESLDKRPVPEWFEDAKFGIFIHWGPYSVPAWSPKGTYSEWYQYWLQSKKLFGNGDFKGDEVYQYHVDTYGADFPYYNFGEMFTADLFDPDEWASLFEEAGAKYIVLTSKHHDGFTLWPNEQANDRGFAWNSMEVGAKRDLVGELTEAVRKTPVKMGLYYSLYEWYHPWWQNDKDRFVEEHYLPQVKDLVQSYQPDILWTDGEWEMEGERWRSEEFLAWLYNESAAKDNILVNDRWGKGLRQKHGGYYTTEYEAGKVFDKPWEECRGMGFSFGYNQNEDAQDYNSAQALILMLVDVVSNGGNLLLDIGPDARGNIPPIMQERLLQIGEWLAINGEAIYGTRKADQSAQWSEGDRDIDHKGSYLGGDYILKQTINPSPGKAVKELFFTQKDGSLYAISPVFPKGDLLIKNVKVTENTMVSLLGYDKPLKFEKIGNDLKVIMPEISFNELPCQYAWSFKVSNLK; translated from the coding sequence ATGAAATATCTCAACACTTCTTTGTTTGCTTTATTAATCGCTTTAATGCTGTCTCCTGTTCTGCATGCGCAGCAATACGAGGCCAAATGGGAGTCATTGGACAAGCGGCCGGTGCCTGAATGGTTTGAAGATGCCAAGTTTGGCATATTTATCCATTGGGGACCTTATTCGGTACCTGCTTGGTCACCCAAAGGCACTTATTCAGAGTGGTACCAATATTGGTTACAAAGCAAGAAACTTTTTGGCAATGGAGATTTCAAAGGTGATGAAGTCTATCAATATCACGTCGATACTTATGGAGCTGATTTTCCTTATTATAATTTTGGGGAAATGTTTACCGCAGATTTGTTTGACCCTGATGAATGGGCCAGCTTATTTGAGGAAGCAGGAGCCAAGTACATTGTCTTGACTTCCAAGCACCATGATGGCTTTACCCTTTGGCCAAATGAGCAGGCCAATGATAGAGGTTTTGCCTGGAACAGTATGGAAGTGGGGGCAAAGCGTGATTTGGTCGGAGAATTAACAGAGGCTGTCAGAAAAACTCCAGTGAAGATGGGACTATATTATTCATTGTATGAATGGTACCATCCTTGGTGGCAAAATGATAAAGACCGATTTGTGGAGGAGCATTATTTACCTCAAGTAAAGGACCTTGTGCAAAGCTATCAACCGGATATATTATGGACAGATGGAGAATGGGAAATGGAGGGAGAAAGGTGGAGAAGCGAGGAATTTTTAGCTTGGCTATATAATGAGTCTGCAGCTAAAGATAATATTCTGGTAAATGACCGATGGGGAAAAGGGCTCCGACAAAAGCATGGTGGCTATTACACGACGGAATATGAAGCAGGAAAGGTTTTTGATAAGCCATGGGAAGAATGTAGGGGCATGGGATTTTCGTTTGGCTATAACCAAAATGAAGATGCACAAGATTATAACAGTGCCCAAGCCCTTATTTTGATGTTGGTAGATGTGGTGAGTAATGGGGGGAATTTATTGTTGGATATTGGCCCTGATGCGAGGGGAAATATTCCTCCGATTATGCAGGAACGTCTATTGCAAATCGGTGAATGGTTAGCTATAAATGGTGAAGCCATTTATGGAACTAGAAAAGCAGACCAATCGGCTCAGTGGTCAGAAGGAGATCGAGATATTGATCATAAAGGCAGTTATTTGGGAGGAGATTATATACTGAAACAAACCATAAACCCATCTCCGGGTAAGGCTGTCAAAGAATTGTTTTTTACCCAAAAGGATGGGAGTTTATATGCCATCAGTCCTGTTTTTCCTAAGGGTGATTTGCTGATCAAAAATGTGAAAGTCACCGAAAATACTATGGTAAGCTTACTGGGCTATGATAAGCCTCTGAAGTTTGAAAAGATAGGAAATGACCTGAAGGTAATAATGCCAGAAATAAGTTTTAATGAATTGCCTTGCCAATATGCTTGGAGTTTTAAGGTCTCTAATCTTAAATAA
- a CDS encoding MmcQ/YjbR family DNA-binding protein, producing MTNEEFIVLALSFPATEQKPHFDRTAFKITGKRIFTTLHVASNSANVKLSPNEQKAFTKYSPEVVYPVNNKWGQQGWTTIELQNAKEELVKALLKSAYEDVVKRKNSK from the coding sequence ATGACAAATGAAGAATTTATAGTCCTTGCACTTTCTTTTCCAGCTACCGAACAAAAGCCACATTTTGACAGAACTGCTTTTAAAATTACAGGAAAACGTATTTTCACAACCCTGCATGTAGCCAGCAATTCCGCCAATGTCAAACTTTCTCCCAATGAGCAAAAAGCCTTTACAAAATATTCACCTGAAGTAGTCTACCCAGTGAACAACAAATGGGGTCAGCAGGGCTGGACTACAATAGAGCTTCAAAACGCCAAGGAAGAACTGGTCAAAGCTTTATTGAAATCTGCCTATGAAGATGTAGTAAAGCGCAAAAACTCAAAATGA